The genomic stretch CCGTTCGGCGGGCGGTGACATCGTGCCCTCGATCGGCGGCTGGAGCGGCAACAAGCTCGGGCCGAACTGCTCCACCGCGGAGGCGCTGGCCGGTGCCTACCAGCGGGTGATCGACGCCTACGGCCTCAAGGCCATCGACGTCGACATCGAGAACACCGACGAATTCGAGAACGCGGTCGTGCAGGACCGCATCCTCAACGCCCTGAGGATCGTCAAGGCCAACAACCCGGGCCTGCGCACGATCATCACCTTCGGTACGTCGACCACCGGCCCGACCTACTGGGGCAACCGGCTCATCGACCAGGCCAAGGCGCTGAACGCCAACATCGACGTGTTCACGATCATGCCGTTCGACTTCGGCGGCGGCGCCGACATGTACGGCAACACCGTGAACGCGACCGAGGGGCTGAAGAACAAGCTGAAGTCCGCCTTCGGGTGGAGCGACGCGACCGCCTACGCCCACATCGGGATCTCCGGCATGAACGGGCTGAGCGACCAGCAGGAGCTCACCTCGCCGGCCACCTGGACGCAGATCCGCGACTGGGCGAACTCCCACCACATCGCGCGGCTCGCCTTCTGGTCGGTCAACCGCGACCGGCCGTGCCCCGGCGGGGGCGTGGTGAGCAACTGCTCCGGCATCAGCCAGAACAACTGGCAGTTCACCTCGATCACGGCCGGCTTCACCGGCTGACGCTCGGCGGCGTGGGGGTGCTTGAAGCCCAGCCAACGGGCCTCAGACCTCGTACCCCCACGCCGTCGCGATCTCCCTCAGCCGCGGCGGCAGTTCGACCGTGGGGTCGGCGGTTCGGGCGGCCTGGATGCGGCCCGACTTGATGGTGCTGCTCCAGTCACCGAGCTGGGGGCGGAACCTGCCGTGGTCCTTGCTGCCGTAGTCGAGCATGCCGCTCTCCCACTCGACGCCGAGGTACTCGCACAGCGCGCGGGTGGCCTTCTCCGGCTCCGCGGTCAGGTCCTCGTACGTGACCACGTGGACGTTCAGGGTCTGGCGGGCCTCCTCCAGCTTCTCGGAGTAGTTGAGCACCTCCGCCAGGATCTCCGCGTGGTCGGGGTCCTGACGGCGCTCGGTGAGGGAGGCGATGATCGCGCCGGGGTGGCGCAGCAGCAGGATGTAGCGGGCCTCGGGCCAACATCGGTGCAGCCGGGGCCAGATGAGGGTGTTCGGCGGCGTCTTGTCGACGATGACGTCCTTGCCGCTGCGGGTCAGCTCCAGGTGCATCACCCGGTCCCACAGCAGGTGTTCCAGCTCGGTCTTGTCCAGCTCCAGCGCCTTCATCGCGTCCGCGGTGAAGCTGCGGGTCAGCTGGACGTGGACGGTGCGCAGATGCATCTCGTGCGGGGCGCGGATCCGGCTGTGACTGTTGAGCAGGACCCGCAGCAGGGTCGAGCCGGAGCGCACCGAGGAGAGCACGAACACCGGGGAGTCCACCAGGCGCGGGGCGCGCGGGGCGACGTAGGACGACTCCGTGGGCGCGGCCTCGGTCCGGGGGGCCGGGATGGCGTTCAGCGTGCGGCGGGGCGGGCTCACCGCCTGGATCATCAGCCTGCCCCGACGCCTGAGGCCCTTGCCGATCACAGACTTACGCGAGTCTCGCACCGTCACACCCTTCTCTTACGCCTTCGCCCCGCATCCCAGAGGCAGAAGGCGAACCGGAGGTGTCCATCAGGCAAAGCGCCAGGGTCACGGAGGCTCTCATTCCGGGCGTGACCTGGCGCTTTACCGCTTCCTTAAATCTTCATGGGAGTTTCCGGGACAACCTCTGAACCATCAGGACCGTCCGGACCCCCGGTAGGCTCGGCACGGCTAGCCCCTCGCCAGGCGGAGGGTCAGGATCTGGAACGGGCGGAGCTCGATCCGTACGGCGTCGTCGGTGATCTCCGCGTCGGACAGGGGGCGTTCGAGCAGATCCGTGACGTGGGCGCCGGTCAGGGGGAATCCGGTGCGCAGGGTGCCCTGGGCGCGGCCGCCGCGGGACTCGTAGAGCCGTACGACGACATCGCCGGAGCGGTCGTCGGCGAGCTTGATCGCCTCGACGGTCACGCCCTTGCCGTCGACGGAGATCACGGGCTCGGGTGCCGCCGCCGTGTCCGCCAGTCGCAGGGGCAGGTTGAGGGCGTAGCCCTCGGCGACCGCGTCCTCGATGGTGGCGCCGGGGAGCAGGGCGTAGGTGAACCGGTGCTTGCCCTGGTCGGCCTCGGGGTCGGGGACGCGCGGGGCGCGGACCAGGCTGAGCCGGACCGTGGTGGTCGTCCCGCCGTCCTCGCGGACCGTGCGGGAGATGTCGTGGCCGTAGGTGGAGTCATTGATGACGGCGACGCCGTAGCCGGGTTCGCCGAGGTGCACCCAGCGATGGCCGGAGACCTCGAAACGGGCGGCTTCCCACGTGGTGTTGGTGTGCGTGGGCCGCTGGACGTGGCCGAACTGGATCTCGGCGGAGGAGTGCGGGGCACGGATGTCGATGGGGAAGCCCGCCTTGAGGAACTTCTCCGTCTCGTGCCAGTCGATCTCGGTCTCGAAGTCGATCCGGGGGCTGTCGGCGCGCAGGGTGACGGTCTGGGTGATCTTCGAGCCGTTGCCGAACGAGCGCACGACCCGGATCGAGCCCAGCAGCGGGTCCCGGTCGACGACGGTGATCTCCGAGGCGTCCAGCAGGTCCGTGTACCGGTTGCGGTAGTGCTTGTCCACGTCCCAGGCGTCCCAGCAGTTGGGCAGGTCGGTGTGGAGGCGGAGCAAGTTGCCCTGGCCGGCGAGGACTTCGCGGCGGGCGCGGTGGTCGTGGACGGAGGACAGGGTGCCGTCCTCGGCCAGCTCGACCCGGACGAGGCCGTTGTCGAGGGCGCGGTCCTCGACGGTGACGGGGTGGTCCGGTGCGGCTTCGGCGAGGGGGGCGCTGCCGCTCGCGGGCACGTGCACCAACCGGGGGTCGCCGTCCCTGCCGCGCACCACCTCGCGGCGCTCGAAGGGGCTGGTGTTGAGGGCCCGGGTCTCCGCTGCCCCCGACGCCCGGGTCTCCCCCGCGCCGAGCGCCTGGAGCGCCTCGCCAATCAGGGCCTCCAACTCCCCCGCCACCCGCGCGTATTCGGCCTCCGCCTCGCGGTGCACCCAGGCGATGGACGAACCCGGCAGGATGTCGTGGAACTGGTGCAGCAGCACCGTCTTCCACAGCCGGTCGAGCTTCTCGTACGGGTAGGCGTAGCCCGGCGCGTGCAGCGCGGCCGTCGTCGCCCACAACTCCGCCTCGCGCAGCTTGTGTTCGCTGCGCCGGTTGCCCTGCTTGGTGCGGGCCTGGGTGGTGTAGGTGGCGCGGTGCAGCTCCAGGTAGAGCTCGCCGACCCAGACGGGGGCGTCCGGGTACTCCTCGCGGGCCTTGGCGAAGAAGTCGTCCGGGTGTTCCACGACGACCTTCGGCGAGCCCTCCAGGTCCGCCAGCCTGCGGGCCCGTTCCATGATCTCGCGGGTGGGTCCGCCACCGCCGTCGCCCCAGCCGAAGGGTGCCAGCGAGCGGGTGGCGCCGCCCTTCTCGGCGTAGTTGCGGACCGCTCGGGACATCTCCTCGCCGCTGAAGCGGGCGTTGTAGGTGTCGATGGGCGGGAAGTGGGTGAAGATGCGGGTGCCGTCGATGCCCTCCCACCAGAAGGTGTGGTGGGGGAACTTGTTGGTCTGGTTCCAGGAGATCTTCTGGGTCAGGAACCACTCGTTCCCGGCGAGCTTGGCGAGCTGCGGGTAGGCGGCGTTGTAGCCGAAGGAGTCCGGGAGCCAGACGCCCTTGGTCTCGATGCCGAAGTGCTCGATGAAGAACCGCTTGCCGTGGATGAACTGGCGGGCCACGGCCTCGCCGCCGGGCAGATTGCCGTCGGCCTCCACCCACATGCCGCCGACCGGCGCCCACTGCCCCTTCTTCACCGACTCCTGGATACGCGCCCACACCTTGGGGTAGTGATCGCGCACCCACTCGTACTGCTGGGCCTGCGAGCAGGCGAAGATGAAGTCGTCGTACTCCTCGGCGAGCGCGGTGACGTTGGAGAAGGTCCTCGACGTCTTGCGCTTGGTCTCGCGGATGGGCCAGAGCCAGGCGGAGTCGATATGGGCGTGGCCGACCCCGGAGATGATGTGGGCGCTGGCGTGCGCGGGCTTGGTCAGCGCGGGCCGCAGGGCCTCGCGCACCGCGGCGGCCGAGCCGGCGACGTCGTCCAGGTCGAGGAGGTCCATCGCCCGGTCCAGGGCGTGCGCGATCTCGTGCCGGCGCGGGTCGTGCTCGCCCAGCTCCCGCATCAGTTCGCTCAGCACCTGCACGTCGAGGTCGAGATGGAAGACCTCCTCGTCGAGGACGGCGAGGTCGGCGCGGCGGAAGGTGTAGAGGGGCCGGTCGCCCGCGGTGCGGACGTCGCCGAGCGGGGTGGGGCCCGCGAAGCCGTTCGCGAGGATGTCGGGGTTGGAGGCCGCCTCGACCAGGTAGTCGACGCTCTCCCCGCCGATCGCGGGGTTGGCGGTCGGCACGTACTGGTTGAGCGGGTTGACCGCCTTGAGCGGGGTGCCGTCGGGGCGGTGGACCAGGGCCTCGGCCTGGTTGCCGGGCCAGTCCCCGACGAAGCCGAGGTCGATGACCGCCTCCACGCGCCGGCCCGCCCATTCGGCGGGCACCTCACCGCGCATCCGGAACCAGGTGGTGCCCCAGGGCGGGCCCCAGGGGGTGTCCATCGCGAAGGGGGCGTAGG from Streptomyces davaonensis JCM 4913 encodes the following:
- a CDS encoding sulfotransferase family protein; the protein is MRDSRKSVIGKGLRRRGRLMIQAVSPPRRTLNAIPAPRTEAAPTESSYVAPRAPRLVDSPVFVLSSVRSGSTLLRVLLNSHSRIRAPHEMHLRTVHVQLTRSFTADAMKALELDKTELEHLLWDRVMHLELTRSGKDVIVDKTPPNTLIWPRLHRCWPEARYILLLRHPGAIIASLTERRQDPDHAEILAEVLNYSEKLEEARQTLNVHVVTYEDLTAEPEKATRALCEYLGVEWESGMLDYGSKDHGRFRPQLGDWSSTIKSGRIQAARTADPTVELPPRLREIATAWGYEV
- a CDS encoding alpha-mannosidase → MHDERRRIEERVERLHSQRIKPAIYAATAPLAVESWQAPGEPVPFEEAAAASYAPFAMDTPWGPPWGTTWFRMRGEVPAEWAGRRVEAVIDLGFVGDWPGNQAEALVHRPDGTPLKAVNPLNQYVPTANPAIGGESVDYLVEAASNPDILANGFAGPTPLGDVRTAGDRPLYTFRRADLAVLDEEVFHLDLDVQVLSELMRELGEHDPRRHEIAHALDRAMDLLDLDDVAGSAAAVREALRPALTKPAHASAHIISGVGHAHIDSAWLWPIRETKRKTSRTFSNVTALAEEYDDFIFACSQAQQYEWVRDHYPKVWARIQESVKKGQWAPVGGMWVEADGNLPGGEAVARQFIHGKRFFIEHFGIETKGVWLPDSFGYNAAYPQLAKLAGNEWFLTQKISWNQTNKFPHHTFWWEGIDGTRIFTHFPPIDTYNARFSGEEMSRAVRNYAEKGGATRSLAPFGWGDGGGGPTREIMERARRLADLEGSPKVVVEHPDDFFAKAREEYPDAPVWVGELYLELHRATYTTQARTKQGNRRSEHKLREAELWATTAALHAPGYAYPYEKLDRLWKTVLLHQFHDILPGSSIAWVHREAEAEYARVAGELEALIGEALQALGAGETRASGAAETRALNTSPFERREVVRGRDGDPRLVHVPASGSAPLAEAAPDHPVTVEDRALDNGLVRVELAEDGTLSSVHDHRARREVLAGQGNLLRLHTDLPNCWDAWDVDKHYRNRYTDLLDASEITVVDRDPLLGSIRVVRSFGNGSKITQTVTLRADSPRIDFETEIDWHETEKFLKAGFPIDIRAPHSSAEIQFGHVQRPTHTNTTWEAARFEVSGHRWVHLGEPGYGVAVINDSTYGHDISRTVREDGGTTTTVRLSLVRAPRVPDPEADQGKHRFTYALLPGATIEDAVAEGYALNLPLRLADTAAAPEPVISVDGKGVTVEAIKLADDRSGDVVVRLYESRGGRAQGTLRTGFPLTGAHVTDLLERPLSDAEITDDAVRIELRPFQILTLRLARG